One genomic segment of Belonocnema kinseyi isolate 2016_QV_RU_SX_M_011 chromosome 2, B_treatae_v1, whole genome shotgun sequence includes these proteins:
- the LOC117167289 gene encoding myb-like protein D — protein sequence MAEVVITEGYIVGSRRFLKLHSTTRTAIETTMVRKLVSILVVVAYFAGIQARPPNEQKPLAIPYKINSRRTLATIAVSDALANEQAKPEEGIAEVTQELKDEGLDNGAEIVSAAADAAQKVTKVLAKEMSVNTAVAVAEAVSEILSKKAKLSDEQKPLEEQPTRRNLNSNMNINNNRNYYHTYHKQKKGITHPPAISIKNIYDKEDDDHDDVNDDDDAYEEGITDESEEINGNDSLDEVDEYGDDNNDDESSESKEDDIEELLHKPKDNKRRPQGGKGSTNANRNSNHNKLYRRSSGARQRNTNSNTNMNVNNNGNGHRHHRLRPHPMLY from the exons ATGGCTGAAGTTGTGATTACAGAGGGATATATAGTCGGTAGTCGTAGGTTCCTTAAACTACATTCAACCACGAGAACTGCAATAGAAACAACCATGGTTCGAAAACTAGTTTCCATTCTCGTAGTAGTTGCTTATTTTGCTGGCATACAG GCAAGGCCACCAAATGAACAGAAGCCGCTAGCAATTCCATACAAAATCAATTCGCGACGAACCCTAGCAACCATAGCTGTATCTGATGCTTTGGCTAATGAACAGGCAAAACCGGAAGAAGGAATCGCAgaa gtAACCCAAGAGTTAAAAGATGAAGGATTAGACAATGGGGCAGAAATCGTTTCAGCTGCAGCAGACGCTGCTCAGAAAGTAACCAAGGTTCTTGCCAAGGAGATGAGTGTTAATACAGCTGTAGCAGTTGCAGAAGCAGTTTCTGAAATTCTTTCTAAAAAGGCAAAACTTTCTGATGAACAGAAACCATTAGAAGAACAGCCTACTAGAAGAAACTTAAATTCTAATATGAATATAAACAATAATCGTAATTATTATCATACTtatcacaaacaaaaaaagggCATAACTCACCCACctgcaatttctattaaaaatatttatgataaagaaGATGATGATCATGATGATgttaatgatgatgatgatgcttATGAAGAAGGCATTACTGACGAGAGTGaagaaattaatggaaatgaCTCCTTGGATGAAGTGGACGAATATGGTGATGATAATAATGATGATGAATCTAGCGAATCTAAAGAAGACGATATAGAGGAACTGCTTCATAAG ccCAAAGACAATAAAAGAAGACCGCAAGGAGGCAAGGGTTCAACGAATGCAAATAGGAATTCAAACCACAATAAGCTTTATAGAAGAAGTTCTGGAGCGAGACAAAGGAATACGAACAGTAATACGAACATGAATGTTAATAACAATGGCAACGGACACCGTCATCATCGTCTACGTCCACATCCTATGCtttattaa